A stretch of DNA from Dehalobacterium formicoaceticum:
TACGTAAACATTATTCGCAGATGCGAGGTTAAAGCCTTGGAAAGCCATGAAAAATTAAATGACCGATATTTCAAGGGAGTTGCAGATAATTATCATGATGAAATCGTAGATTTGGAGGATCTGATAAATAGAGCGAAGGGGGAAGTGTGAAAAGGAGGAGGTAGAGGCAGATGGCGATTAAACAGAGCGGCCAGTATTATCGCAATGTCAATCCTAAACCGGTGCGCGACAAGAATAAGGAGTCAATTAACCCATTAAGCAGTGAAGCGATTTATTCGGTAAATTTTGAAACCGGGGAAGTACTTGGTGAGGTAGTCGGCATTACAACAGATGAAAAGAGGATGAAAAAACGGGGTGATTCCGTGGCTAATTATTCCGGAGTAGAAGTAGCAAATATCCCCAAGGATGATTTTTTGAAAGCTTATAGGGAACATAGAACATATCGGAAGATAGGGAAGACACTAGGAATTTCTCAGGGAAGTGTATCCACCCTTTTTAAAATGTATGCCGACGATATTAGTATTTTAAAAAAACCCAAAGTTGCTTCGATTAATAAAGAATTTGAAAAGGAGGTTGATAAAATGATCGTTGAAATGAATACAACTGCCGTTGAGCCGACCATGCCCGAGGTGGAGCTGGTAAATCCGGAACCCTGGCCGGAGGAAGCGGATCAAGTGGATACACCTGACCGAAAAGATGTAAAAGCCGGGGACAAGATATCAGCTTTAGACGCGCTGGATTTTATGGAAGATTATAAAGAAGAGGTATACTCCGTTACAGAGATATTAGACTAGGTTAAAAAAATCCATCCCCGGATCAGATTGCTTATTGAAAGGCAGCAACGCGAAACAGAGAGGAAAATCGCTCAGATCGAGGATAAGCTGAGAAACATTGAGATTGTAATATGAGTGGAAAAAGCAAAGTCTGTCAAATATGTCAACACTTTAGCAGCAAGATGGTCTGTGATATCTGGAATAAAAGAATGAACCCGCTTCTTGCTGCTTGTCAATATTTTGCAGAGCGGATAAGTTATTCTGATTACTTTAAAAAATAAAGCCGCTACTGAAGCGGCCAGAAAAAATTATCTAATAAAAATATAACAAAAAGGAGAGGGAAAATCAAATGAATATTATCCCAGCAGAACAAAGCGGTATTTTAATTCAAGATAGTGGCAGCAGTGCATTAGATATGGCCCGGAGGCTTGAGGAGACAAAAGCAAAATTAATATTAACAAAGTCATTCTTTGAAAGTGTAATGGAAAAAGACGTTGATTATGGTACTATCCCGGGTACTCAGAAGCCATCTTTGCTTCAACCAGGAGCGGACAAGCTCAGCAATTTGTATGGGTTCTCTAAAATGATTGAAGAAAAGCAAGAAAAGAAGGATTATGACACAGGCCATTATGATGTAACGGTAAAAGTACGGCTGATCCACCGGGGATCGCAAATTATAGCTGGCGAAGGTGAGGGGAGCTGCAGTACATACGAATCAAAATACCGCTACCGCTGGGTACCGGAATGGGAGCTGCTCTCTAGTATTGATAAAGATTCATTGGACTATAAAGAGAAGATCGGCAAAAATGGTCAATTCAAAGTTTACCGTGTAGAGAACGAAGATCTTTTTAGCCAATGGAATACAGTTTTGAAGATGGCCACAAAAAGAGCCTTTGTGGCAGCGATACTTTCCGCTACGGGATTGAGCGGATTATTCTCCCAGGATGATGACGATTTCAATTCATGGATCGCCGGCACCGGTAATGATGAGCGCGATAAGGGTAAGCGAAACAAAGGAAACCATGGAAATCATCCTACCGCTTCTGCTTCACATGGCAAAAAGGATCAACCTAACCGGTTAGAGCAGCAGAAAAAGGCAATTATCGAGATTGGGAAAAACAGAGGCCTGAATGAAAATATGGTAGAGGACCTCTTCCATATCAAGCATGATAAAGCGCTTAATGACTTAACATCCGAGGAAGCGGGGCAATTTATTGTGTTTCTACAAAAAACGGACCCGGCAGAGCTAGTACTAGCATTTGCCAAATCAGAGCAAAAAGATGAGCAAGCCGAATAACGAGGGGACACTTATGAGGCACTTTAAAATGATACTAACTGAAGGAATGACGCATCGGGCAGTGATTATTGACACTCTTCCAGAATTGGAAGTATGGTTTAGCCTCGAAGGATTAGCATTAGATAAAATCATGTATTTAGGATCTTGCCGGCCGGCTGATCAAGGCAAAAGTCCGGAGCAATACATTAAGTGGCTGGAGTATATCGGCTACAAGGAAGTCAAACCTATTGGTGATTGAGATCGGAGGTAGTGAAGATGAAAGTTGAAATGCGCAAGATTTTAACCTTTGTGCTGATCGCAACCCTATTATTTATTACCCTTCCCGGGATACTTGATTCTTATGCAAAGAGGCAGCAATTACGAAAACCAGAGGGATACACCATATACACGATATACACCGTTCAGCAGGGTGATAGCTTATGGAAGATAGCAAAACACTACTACCCTGATATTGACCCCAGGACGGGTGTGCATTGGTTATTGGAAGCTAATTCTATGGGTAAGGCAAAAACTATTTACCCGGGAGACAGTCTCAATGTCCCGGTGTCAGATGGCGATTTGCCGGATCCATTGGAGTGAGTGCTATTAGTTTTGTTAGCAAGGATAAATCATCTTTAACTACATAAGAGAAATCAATGCCTTTTACGATTGGCTCGAAACCAACTCTATATCTGACTCCTGTATTGTCTTATGGCATGCCTTAATGCACATCTGCAATAAAGCAGGATGGGTACCGGAGTTCGCTGTAGCCATATCTACCCTGGAAGCCAAGACTGGGCTGAAGAAGGATGCGATTAACAGGGCGCGTCAAAGGCTGCAACAAGCTGGCAGAATATCATTCAGAAGCAGATCAGGACAACAATCAGCACTTTACTCAATTGTTTTTTTTGAAAGTAATTGTGACGTTTTAAAAGACGCTAACCGCATCACAAACCGCGCGCAAACCGCGTCACAAACTGCACCGCAAACCGCGTCTATTATTAAACTAAACGAAACTAATAATAATAATAAAAACGCGCGCGCGCGAGATGAATCGATTAACATTTTTGATCTGATCGAAAAAGAATACGGTCGCGCTTTAAGCCCAATCGAGAGTGATCTGATAATTTCATGGGAGAAAAATCATTCCCCTGAAATTATCAGGGAGGCTATTAAACGATCGGTATTACGTGGTGTCTTTAATTTAAATTACTCAGATAAAATTTTACTCGAATGGGAAAAGGCAAATATTAAGACGATTCAAGGGATTGATGACTATGAAAGTAAAAAACAGAAGCGGGGGAAAGCCCCGTCATCTAGTGTCAGAAAAATTGAATCGCCAAAGAAGGATATGAGTTTTCTGTACGAGTTGTAAGAGGGGGATAAGTATATACTCAATCGTATTGTATTAATTGGCAGACTGGTTAGGGATCCGGAACTCCGCTATACCCCAAATGGAGTAGCCGTTGCCACTTTTACACTGGCAGTGGACAGGCTGCGGACTCAGGAAGGTGGGCCAAAAAGCTGATTTTATAAAAATTATTGCTTGGCAGAAACAAGCGGAAGCATGTGTTAGTTATTTGGCCAAGGGCAAGGTCGCTGCTGTGGATGGACGTTTGCAGATCAGGAACTACGATGGGCAAGACGGACAGAAACGGTGGGTGGCTGAGGTTATTGCGGAGTCAGTTAGATTTTTGAGCCCTAAAGATGCTGTAGAAAATGAATTTATTGTAGGGGAAATAGATCACGCGGATGACGATCTGCCATTTTGAGAATGATTACTATTCTGAAAGAGTCATAATGTAGAGGGGTGATAGATTTGGCTTTATTAAAAGTGAAAATGTCGGTAGAAAATTACCTTCTTTTGATGGCTAAATGTAGGGTAGATATTAGCATTGAAGATGATGATGCAGCGGATGGCCAATCAATGTCTGCTCCGGGAAATTTGTAATTTTGTGAAGGAGTGAGTCATATGCCTCGTAAGAATTCAAACGCCCGGCAGAGAGTGC
This window harbors:
- a CDS encoding LysM peptidoglycan-binding domain-containing protein, whose amino-acid sequence is MKVEMRKILTFVLIATLLFITLPGILDSYAKRQQLRKPEGYTIYTIYTVQQGDSLWKIAKHYYPDIDPRTGVHWLLEANSMGKAKTIYPGDSLNVPVSDGDLPDPLE
- a CDS encoding DnaD domain-containing protein, encoding MHICNKAGWVPEFAVAISTLEAKTGLKKDAINRARQRLQQAGRISFRSRSGQQSALYSIVFFESNCDVLKDANRITNRAQTASQTAPQTASIIKLNETNNNNKNARARDESINIFDLIEKEYGRALSPIESDLIISWEKNHSPEIIREAIKRSVLRGVFNLNYSDKILLEWEKANIKTIQGIDDYESKKQKRGKAPSSSVRKIESPKKDMSFLYEL